Genomic segment of Saccopteryx bilineata isolate mSacBil1 chromosome 9, mSacBil1_pri_phased_curated, whole genome shotgun sequence:
cggccgtgcggcccgcccaccaattttgtgcagcccacagactaatcaaacttcgtggattaatctgctggccagtctgcggccgcacaaaattggtgggcgggctgcatgcggcccgtgggccacgagtttgagacccctgctctaaaccctaaccttttttgggccacggactggtttaatgtcagaaaatattttcatggaccggccttgagggtgggatggataaatgtatcacgtgaccgggactagcgtcaagaatgagtcttagacgtatgtaacagagggaatctggtcattttttaaaaataaaacatcattctgacttaaatataaataaaacagacataatgtaagttatttattctttctctgtggaccggtaccaaatggcccacggaccgttactggtccgtggcccgggggttggggaccactgctctaaacaaatTGAGCTACTGactgaaaagggaagagagagagaggtgggagaaggctggggagagaagcagttggttgcttttCAAGTGCGTCCTGACCAAGTatcaaacccaagatgtctgCGTGCCAGGCTAATCCTCTTTCCACTGAGCTAACGAGCCAGGGCCCCAATAGTTTTCCTAATTGGTAATAAATGGGAAAATTATtatgcttttcttattttactaaaatattatCTTGAATTAGGAGAAttggtccttttttaaaaaaaaaagcttttttttcccttttactaaAGGCAGCTGGTCTTCATCCAACTGCTGAACAGATTGAAATGTTTGCCTACCATCTCCCTGATACAACACTTTCTAATCTCATTGTAAgtagaaaatcattttaaatttcttttctaaaaaacatttatgtgtttgttggctattgtaaacagtgctgcagtgaatatgTGGAAGTACATCTTTTTGacttagtgttttgagtttctttggataaaaaCCCTAAAGTAGAATCGCTGGGTACTTTTTTGTCTcattatatagcctttgttttaaagtctattttgtctggtataagtattgttacccagctttttttatttccatttttatgaaatgccTTTTTCCATCTGTTTACTTTGAGTcttgtgtcttttgatctgaagtgagtgGGTCTCTTGTCGAGAGCATGTGTAAGGgtcctgttttgttatccattcagctgtgtgtcttttgattggaacactTAACTGttggcatttaaaataattgttgaacgatatgtacttattgccatttttttactctcaaaattttttttgttttataaaaccataaataaaaatgttggtgTGTCATATAATTACTAGTTAACTTCATGGACATGAATATATATAGTCTGTTTTTGTGAAGttactatttataaaatttatgctgAAAGTGAAAACTGAAAAATCTCCTGGGACTTCTGAGTATTTGAGATTGGGAAGGTTATGGAGGAATCTGTTTAGCTTCAGGAGACAATGAATAAAGCAGGCCTTTCTGAAAGTCTGTTATGGGTTAAAGAGATAGTCTTTTGTAGATTTATGTACTTTATTCATGCCCAATTAGGCAGTCTAATAATTtaacctctcttccttcccccaggATATTTTTGTAGACTTTTCCCAAGTTGATGGGCAGTATTTTGTCTGCAATATGgatgattttaaattttctgcagAGTTGATCCAGCACATCCCATTAAGTCTGCGAGTGAGATATGTTTTCTGCACAGCCCCTATCAACAAGAAGCAGCCCTTCGTCTGCTCTTCGCTGTTACAGGTAAGCCTTTATCTTTAGGACATTTTGAGTTGCTTTAGGTTGAGGTATTTTCCCAAACAATACTTTGTTACTCAAAacaatttgcaaatatcttttaatatgagATACTATGTAAGAACTTAAATATAAGCAGTATGTAAAGTGACTCTCTTTTTCTTAGAGATAATtttgggaggggaaagagaatcCTTGTTTTGATTTTGGGCTTATATGGTAGCCTTTGTGAAGAagctaaaaacagaaataattaaataaaattttttcaaggGAAGGGGGCCTTGCCTGATAATGCACTTTGTCTTTTTTGATGTTGGGTGATATTTTTGGAAGGGAAGGGGACTAGAGGTTTAGCAGTGACAATAGTAGTCAGTTTTCTTAACCATAAGGCACTGAGCCAGGGATTGCTGTCTTGTATGAGTTTGGTGCCAGAGTCCAGTCCTCTTTTTGACTCATTTGAGTAGAGACACAGCTCACTGACTTCTGAGAAGCCCAGGGTTCCCGAAGCAGGCCCGGAGGGAGGGAAGCTGTGCCCTGCCCGCCCTGGGCCAGGCTCCCTGCCACGCTGCTTGGAGCACCTTCACCACCACACACCCCAACATCTCTCTGACTCGTTCTGACTCATGGTTGTAGTTCCACTGTCATCTCTTCGATAGACCTTAGCATTCTGCATATTAGATCTGTTTTTATcaattctatttctaaatttattttaaagttattttttaagttatataaatacgTTCTCTGCACAAAAGTAAAACATTACAGATAAGATAAATTGGGCTATCTCCCCCAGTCTTAGTCCTATGACATAACTATTATCAGTTGGTTTGCACCCTTGCAGGCCTTCTCAGTTGCCTTTGTGTGTACATAGGTATACATGTAGaaattctagttttgtttttcctttattatgtCTTAGAAATTGGCCATGTCCCGGTATTTACCTAGAAAATAGGTTTCTTAGAGCTGGCATTTGTTAGAAAGCTAGCTAGTATGGGGTTGACGTTTATAGAagaaagtctgtgtgtgtgtgtgtcagagagaaggacagacaggcaggaagggagagagatgagaagcaacaattcttcgtgtggctccttagttgtttattggttgctttctcatatgtggcttgaccgagggctacagtagagtaagtgaccccttgctcaatccagcgacagttgggctcaagctagcgagcatggggtcatgtctatgatcccacgctcaagccagatgaccccacgctcaagctgtcaaccttagggttttgaacctgggtcctccacatcccagtccgatactctatccactgcaccaccatctggtcaggctatggaAGAAAGTCTTAAGTACTGCAAACTGACCTGGATGGAGCTTTAGCCTTGACTCTATTTACGCCATTCTCTAAATTATTCTGATGAAGCAGAAGGGTTTTACTAAGGAGCAAGGGCAGTTTAACAGTTGCTTATGTTTAAAGATTAGAATGTGAAATCGTAGAgattttttccttgatttctatTATCTGGAACTTTAAAAGAACTCCTTGGAGGACACTGGTTTTGTTAAAAGGAGGAAGTCATTCtcccacctttttaaaaaattacctacaTAAGATATTAAATACTTTATACTgttctttaaaatatagaacagTATAAAGAAGAAACCAGCCTGCCTGTTGAGACACAATCACAgttaattttgttttgctttctttttcttctaatcgCTAACTTCAGTAAATCCTAATTCTTTACTGAACTGTTTCTTCTGTCTTGCAGTTTGCCAGGCAGTATAGCAGGAACGAGCCCTTGACCTTCGCATGGCTGCGCCGATATATTAAATGGCCATTACGTCCACCTAAGAATATTAAGGACCTAATGGATCTTGAAGCTGTCCATGATGTCTTAGATCTTTACCTGTGGCTAAGGTATCAAATTTTTCCTTTATGTGCTCTTATTTTTCTAAGTAATAGGGCAAATCAAAGGTTTTATGAATGGTCGTTGGCTCTTTCAAATGATGCATATACTTGCAGGGTACTCTATATTATGTTTATTGTCCATAAAGGCAATTGGGCCTGGTATATCCCCATTCCAAAAATGACTTAAGGAGTCCTTGAGTTCCTAGTTAAAATAGGTAGGTGAGAAGGTCTATTAGATCTTGCTACTTAAAGGGTTGTCCTTGGACCAAAAGTATTAGTGTCACCTGGAAGTTTGTTAGAAATAGAGAATATCAGACTTAATCAGATTCTGCTTTTTAACAAGATCTCCAGGTgattcatttatataacatttgagAGGTACAATACAAGTCCTGTTAATGGTGTTGATAGGTTCTGCGACTTTAAGCAAAAGGaggtataacaaaaccaattttataggctaattaataaaaaacaagagtTAAATTCCTATGACATCTCatcaatttgactttgggggaggggtatacagcacaatcaaatgtcaaaataatctggagatgttttctttcaacatatgtaccctgatttatcaatgtcactgcattaaatttaataaaaaaatttattttaaaattttttattaagtgagaggcagggcagCAGGTACAGGCTCCTGCACGCATCCCgacttggatccacctggtgagccCTCTAAGGGCAGTGCTCTGCCGTCTGgggatgctgctctgttgcttggcaaggagctattttagtgcctgaggtgaggtcacggagccattctcagctcctggggccaacttgctccatggctgcgggagggatggagaagcagagagtcgcttcccctgtgtgccctgaatgggaattgaacccaggacttccacatgctggaccgacgctctacctgagccaaccggccagggcctcatcaatGTTATCAtgaaataatgttatatattACAATGTTATTCAACTGATTCTCAGAGGAGAGGCATGTCTCACTAGGGGAGGATATTGGAGTTACTTAAGGTAGGAGTGATGACCCATTCTCAATGATGTATGTATTCCTCAGGTGTGTTGGGGCAGAAATAAAAGTTGAGCAAAGACACTGGATAGATTTTGCAAAAACAGAACATTTGGAATTAATCAGTGTCACGATGTAGTAGTTCCATCACTGAGATTATTAGTTCAGTAACTGATAAAGCTGTTGCTGTaatgtaatatttctttttcccagCTATCGGTTTATGGATATGTTTCCAGATGCCAGTCTTGTTCGAGACCTGCAGAAAGAACTAGATGGCGTTATTCAGGATGGTGTACACAACATCACCAAACTGATTAAAATTTCAGAGACACATAAGCTGTTGAATTTGGAGAATTTGCCAGCAGAGAGGCAGTCTCGTTTACCAGGAGCATTAAAGAGCCAATCAAGAAGGATGCGTGTTACCAAAACTTTAGGGAGTAAGactgctgagccacccagcccCAATGCAGCAGAGAAATCCCTCGCTTCCAGATTGGTGCAGCAAGGACTCCTCACTGCAGACATGCTCAAACAGCTGGAAAAAGAGTGGTTGACGCAACGGACTGAGCATGGCAAAGAAAGAACAGACTCTGGGACTTCCTCGAAAGGgtcaagaaggaagaagaaggaaccTGATTcagattagttttatttttattttgcaaataaaaatattttaaaatcctttctttaaagattttatttaaggctttatatagtggccatttatatatagtatagcTGTAGTCTAGGACAATGCACTCTAAAGAATGCTGCATGGGAATAAAATCGGTCTGGTGAAATGTCTGACCAGTTTTCTGTACCGTTGCTGAGGATGTCATggatggaattcttttttttttttttttcttttacagaggagagggagagatagagagaggagagacagagagagagagaaggggggaggaactggaagcatcaactcccatatgtgccttgaccaggcaagcccagggtttcgaaccggcgacctcagcatttccaggtcgacactttatccactgcgccaccacaggtcaggcatggatgGAATTCTTTGACAAACATTGCTGTCTATTGTACGCACGTGCCAGAAGCTGTTCTAGGTGCtggaaaggttctgaatatatgcAGTAAAAGCAAGAGATACTTTATGGAGATTTTGATACAGAGACAAATAGGAATAGGTTAAATAAATACTGTCAGCTTTTTGAGGGTAGGGATTGTTGTCTGTCTAGTTCCCTGTTGTATGTTCAGTGCCTACAATAGAGTAGAAGCACAGCCAGTCTTTGTTAAATGAGTGCTGGGATAAAGTAAAATAAGGGAAGAGAGTGACAAGTAGCAGTgagccattttaattatttttatttatttattcattttttagaggagagagagagagaagggaggaggagcaggaagcttcaactcccatatgtgccttgaccggcaagcccagggttttgaactggcgacctcagcatttcaggtcgacgctttatccactgcaccaccacaggtcaggcagcagggaGCTATTTTAGATAAAGTGGGTGGTCTCCCCGTGTCCAAAGGTCAGTCTGATGCATTGTGGCCTCTACTTGTTTAACAATGTTTTTAGTCCTTGCTAGAAATAAAAGGAGCTTCAGGGCATAGGCTGTGGAgttggaaggacccaagttcaactTCTCTCATCAGTACCAGCTCAGTGAGCTTGTCCTCTCTGGGGATTGGTCTCTCTGCATCTGAAGACAGACAATAACGTAATATTTACTTAAGCTCCTTTGTTCAGGAGCTTAAGTGTGATGACGTGCCATTTAGCACAGCGCCTAGTGTACAGgaagtggtttttaaaatatttaatttttattttaagtgagaggaggagagatagacagactgccacatgtgccctgactggatctacctggcaaccctcttctggggccgatgcttcgATCaactgaagccatcctcagtgcccaggaccaatgctcaatccaatcgagccactggctgtgagaggggaaaagagagagaagcgggagagggaggagaaaagaagaggatgattgcttctcatgtgtgccctaactggggattgaatctgggGCTTATGCACTCTGGCTGACGCtctgctctacccactgagcaaaccagccagggccctacagaagttctttataaatgaacCTGAAGGTTTGGGTTCATTCTGGGCTGTGAATTGACCTCTGGTCATTCCAAGACctgaacaaattcttttttttctttctttttttttgcgagaaagagacggaggaaaggagagggatgagaagcatcaactcgtagttggggcactttacttgttcattgactgtttctcatatgtgccttgatgggctccagctgagccagtggccccttgctcaagccagcgaccatgggtcatgtgtaTAATCCCATACTCAAAtcggcaaccccacgctcaagctggcgacccaaCTCTCAAGCTAGATGAGACCAttctcaagccggggaccttgaggtttcaaacctgagatctcagcatcccaggtcggtgctctatcccctgtgccaccgctGGTGAGTCCTgacctaattttttgagcaactGTTGTTAAACAGGCTGACTTCAGAATAGGGAGTAAACTGACTTGATTTGAAGTTGGGTCAAGGAACAGCCAATTTGCCAAGCTAGACATCTCTCTggcatttttttggggggtagtTCTGCATTCAGATGATGTTTCATTTAATTAAGATAGCAATCTTTATTCTTCTAACCTTTGCCTTTGTGTAAATAAATGCTAAACAGGCGGCACTGACTATTTCTCCCTTGCTTGTGGGTAAACAGTAGAGACATGCCCAGAAGGGCATACTTCTTCAGATTCTCTTCACTGGACAACTTCGGCCTCTAGAATTTGTCTTCCCCTGTAACTTACAGCATAGCAGACACAGTACGTTCTTGCCCAGATGTTCTCAAGAAATACCCGTGAACTGAATGGAGTAGTGGACTCACTGTCATTGTATTTAAGTGATGAGGTATATCATAGAGGTTTAATCCTCCCACCTTCTCCATGTTGGGGGCCAGAGTTGCTAATTCACAGAAGAAACTTGAGCAAGACCCTGGCAGACTTCGCCAAGTTAAATGTGAGTGAAGTCTCAGataagagagagaggtgggatgCTGTCAGGAAGGGACTGCTTGTGGACCAATAGTGATAAGTAGTTTACCTTGCACCTTTCCCTTTGTGGGGGATGGAGAGACTAAAGAAAGGAAATCATGTgaaccaaaaaggaaaaacaactgGAGTGTCTGAATAATTATCTGCAGAGTGCTTAACATTGTCACTATGAAAATAACCTGGTCTTCCTCCTCTGCCCCTAGCTTgacatgtcatttatttttctttgagggCGTCTGGACCAGCCAGGTCCCAGGCGTGTGCTCCCCTAAGGTCatgttctcaacctttctaaaaCACAGCTCTTTTTTTCCTTGCACATTTCTAAGAGATTTTGAAGCCCTCTTTGGATGATTGTGGATTCAGCTGAACATCAACATGGAAATGGACTGAGACTTAGATGCTGACCTCATTCCATTGGTACAGATCTGGgtaatttttccccattgatttgagagagagacagaggaaggagggagagaaagaaaagcatcaattctttgtttcacttaattgttcgatttagttgtgcactcattgattgcttttcacatgtgccctaactggggatcgaacccgcaacttcTGGCATGCTGGGTCATGCTTTATCTGCCGAGtctcccagccagggcccagatctaGATAATTAGTTAGGGATAATAACCAATGACTTGTAAtgctttgtacattttatttatggaCAAGTATAAATCTACGAAATTGGGTCTTTTGAAAAATGCCTATTGTGaatcccaaatatataaaactatcaTCACAAAGCACCAAAGTCTCTTACGTCCTTGAACTGGGAATCTGTAACTAAGATGCAGTCATTCTCTATGTTTCCAACTCAAACCTATTAGAATAGAGTGAAAAGTTGTGGTTGGCTAAAAGACGAGCAAATGATAAATGAGGCAGCTTATTTTACTTCTATATTTCAAAGCTATAAAATATGTAAACTTGAACAGTATTTATCAACATTATTCTGAGTTGTCACTATTCTAAAAGCCTCACTTAACATGGTGGGTCAATTCCACACAGAGATGATAAAAATAgttgttgttttgggggttttttaagggagagacagacagaagggagagagatgagaagcatcaattctttgttgcagcaccttagttgttcattgattgctttctcatatgtgccttgaccagggtcctccttgctcaagccagcgaccttgggctcaagccagcaaccttggggtcatgtctatggtttcATACTCTAGCTGTTGactcctgcactcaagctggtgaacccacactcaagccagatgagcctgcactcaagctggcgaccttgtgatttcaaacttgggtcctcggcatcccaggccaacacttgaTCCattgtgcctctgcctggtcaagcaacagTTGTCTTAATGGGCAAAAACAATgctagagaagaaataaaaaagtttttgaagTAGGACCAACCTTTGAAGACTGACTTTAGAAAGCTACTTTTGGCAAACTTTAGTAGAGAAGGTGATTTTAAACTTGTTCCTTTAAGGCCacacattttttttgagagagagatagatattctgactggaagggagagagaggagaagcatcaactcatagttgtggcactttagttgttcattgactgcttctcatacgtgccttgaccgaggggctccagctgggccagtgacccttGTTCAAGCTAAGAACCttggggattcgaacctgggtcctcagcttcccacaTCAccattctgtccactgcaccaccgcctcatCATGCAAGGCCATGCTCCTAGAATATATTCAGAGATTCTGTATTATGTGCTCCCTCTGCACTCTATGCCCTAGGAAAACCCCTGTGCTTATGGAGACTTGGGAAAGGCTTGTAAGCCAGTGACTATTCTGACCTGCCCTTTGACACACCTGTGCAGTGCAATGAAATCAGTAATCCCCTGCtggaaattgttttttttcaagtgcttgtAAAAGttgaagtcattttttaaaaaaaattcttaagtaatttaaaatgttcataaattGCCTTATTCTTTAacagctacattttttttaaattatattttatttattcatttttagagaggagagagagaaagagcacgagtgaagggggggaaggagcaggaagcatcaactcccatatgtgccttgaccaggcaagcctggggttttgaaccggtgacctcagcatcccaggtcgatgctttatcccctgcaccaccacaggtcaggcaacagctACATTATCTTAACATGTTTATCATTCATTGTTATccttttaaaattgataaaagaatgGATGTTGATCACATTCTATCTATAAAATTTCCTCTGCATACAAGTATTAAAAGTAATGGATAATATAAATTCAAAACAGAGCTCATTTGGTCCTGGATAGATaactcgattggttcgagtgtcatcctgatatacaaaatttgccagtttgatcccggtctgggcacatatagaaacagattgatgtttctttctctcttccttcctcttaaatcaattaaaaaaagaaaaagaaaaaagctcagtTGAAAGAACTCTTCTATAACCCACACTTCTGCACATTATCTctgatatacatacatacactaaATAAGCTAGTCATGTTTTAAAAGTTGATTTGTGtcaaagaaatatatgtatatctctTTAAAAGTCAGAGACAGGCACTttaaactcttatttatttatttatttttggtatttaccTCATTGACAATATCGTATGCATCTTCTACTTTCTCCCGAGTCATCATTTTAAGACATTAGCTACTGATTTCCTATTATACCAGCTGAggatttagatttttatttttttattttttatttttattttttacagagagagagagtgagtcagagagagggatagatagggacagacagacaggaacggagagagatgagaagcgtcaatcatcagttttttgttgtgacaccttagttgttcattgatcgctttctcatatgtgctttgaccgtgggcctccagcagaccgagcaaccccttgctggagccagcgaccttgggttcaagctcgtgggctcttgctcaacccagatgagcccgcgctcaagctggcgacctcggggtctcgaacctgggtcctcagaatcctagtccgacactctatccactgcgccaccacctggtcaagctagattttttttttaagtgagaggagaggagatagacagactcccacatgcaccccaactaggatctacttggtaacccccatctggggccaatgcttgaatcactgagctatttttagcacctgaggctgatggttggaccaactg
This window contains:
- the SUPV3L1 gene encoding ATP-dependent RNA helicase SUPV3L1, mitochondrial isoform X3, with protein sequence MCSVTTPYEVAVIDEIQMIKDPARGWAWTRALLGLCAEEVHVCGEAAAIDMVTELLYTTGEEVEVRNYKRLTPISVLDHALESLDNLRPGDCIVCFSKNDIYAVSRQIEIRGLESAVIYGSLPPGTKLAQAKKFNDPDDPCKILVATDAIGMGLNLSIRRIIFYSLIKPSINEKGERELEPITTSQALQIAGRAGRFSSKYKEGEVTTMNREDLRLLKEILNRPVDPIKAAGLHPTAEQIEMFAYHLPDTTLSNLIDIFVDFSQVDGQYFVCNMDDFKFSAELIQHIPLSLRVRYVFCTAPINKKQPFVCSSLLQFARQYSRNEPLTFAWLRRYIKWPLRPPKNIKDLMDLEAVHDVLDLYLWLSYRFMDMFPDASLVRDLQKELDGVIQDGVHNITKLIKISETHKLLNLENLPAERQSRLPGALKSQSRRMRVTKTLGSKTAEPPSPNAAEKSLASRLVQQGLLTADMLKQLEKEWLTQRTEHGKERTDSGTSSKGSRRKKKEPDSD
- the SUPV3L1 gene encoding ATP-dependent RNA helicase SUPV3L1, mitochondrial isoform X2; translation: MRSSKRDVPCDLVTGEERVTVDPSGKQAAHVACTVEMCSVTTPYEVAVIDEIQMIKDPARGWAWTRALLGLCAEEVHVCGEAAAIDMVTELLYTTGEEVEVRNYKRLTPISVLDHALESLDNLRPGDCIVCFSKNDIYAVSRQIEIRGLESAVIYGSLPPGTKLAQAKKFNDPDDPCKILVATDAIGMGLNLSIRRIIFYSLIKPSINEKGERELEPITTSQALQIAGRAGRFSSKYKEGEVTTMNREDLRLLKEILNRPVDPIKAAGLHPTAEQIEMFAYHLPDTTLSNLIDIFVDFSQVDGQYFVCNMDDFKFSAELIQHIPLSLRVRYVFCTAPINKKQPFVCSSLLQFARQYSRNEPLTFAWLRRYIKWPLRPPKNIKDLMDLEAVHDVLDLYLWLSYRFMDMFPDASLVRDLQKELDGVIQDGVHNITKLIKISETHKLLNLENLPAERQSRLPGALKSQSRRMRVTKTLGSKTAEPPSPNAAEKSLASRLVQQGLLTADMLKQLEKEWLTQRTEHGKERTDSGTSSKGSRRKKKEPDSD